The Lacipirellula parvula genome window below encodes:
- a CDS encoding dihydrolipoyl dehydrogenase family protein codes for MPAIEEVDLLVLGSGEAGKYLAWTLGSQGQRCAVIERRYIGGSCPTIACLPSKNVIHSAKVASLLRRGAEFGLPTSAQPVDMAAVRDRKRRMVDGLIDMHQQKFAASGAELVMGSGKFITPRTIEVELNAGGMRTFHGKRVVICTGSRARLDETPGLRESHPLTHIEALELDQVPPQLIILGGGYIGLEFAQAFRRLGSEVTIIERNATVIHREDEDVTAAVTELLHDEGIEVLTNASVERISGTSGAQVSIETSGNGAPRTIVGTHLLVAGGRTPNTDGIGLELAGVKLEPHGHVRVDERLQTTAESVYAVGDCAGSPHFTHVAFDDFRILRDNFAGGSRVTTGRQVPFCLFLDPELARVGLSEREAREQGIAYRLAKLPMVAVLRTRTLSETRGFMKALIEPQGQGDKILGFTAFGPDAGELLPAVQVAMSAGLPYTALREAIFTHPTMGEGFGPLFSSIK; via the coding sequence ATGCCCGCCATCGAAGAGGTCGATCTGCTTGTTCTCGGCAGCGGCGAAGCCGGCAAGTACCTCGCCTGGACGCTCGGGTCGCAAGGACAGCGGTGCGCCGTCATCGAACGCCGCTACATCGGCGGCTCGTGCCCGACGATCGCCTGCCTCCCCAGCAAGAACGTCATCCACAGCGCCAAGGTCGCCTCGCTCCTTCGCCGCGGCGCCGAGTTCGGCCTGCCGACTAGCGCACAACCCGTCGACATGGCGGCGGTCCGCGACCGCAAGCGGCGGATGGTCGACGGCCTGATCGACATGCACCAGCAAAAGTTCGCCGCCAGCGGCGCGGAACTCGTCATGGGGAGCGGCAAGTTCATCACTCCGCGCACCATCGAGGTCGAACTCAACGCCGGCGGCATGCGCACATTTCATGGGAAGCGCGTCGTTATTTGCACCGGCTCGCGCGCTCGCCTCGACGAGACGCCCGGCCTGCGCGAATCGCACCCGCTCACCCACATCGAAGCGCTCGAACTCGACCAGGTCCCGCCGCAGCTCATCATCCTCGGCGGCGGCTACATCGGCCTCGAATTCGCCCAAGCCTTCCGTCGCCTCGGCAGCGAGGTGACGATCATCGAACGCAACGCGACCGTCATCCATCGCGAAGACGAGGACGTAACGGCCGCCGTCACCGAGCTACTCCACGACGAAGGCATCGAGGTTCTGACGAACGCCAGCGTCGAGCGCATTTCAGGAACATCCGGCGCACAAGTTTCGATCGAGACAAGCGGCAACGGCGCCCCCCGCACTATCGTCGGCACGCACCTCCTCGTTGCCGGCGGTCGCACGCCCAATACCGACGGCATCGGCCTCGAGCTAGCCGGCGTCAAACTCGAACCACACGGCCACGTCCGCGTCGACGAGCGCCTGCAAACCACGGCCGAGAGCGTCTACGCAGTCGGCGATTGCGCCGGCAGTCCCCACTTCACGCACGTCGCGTTCGACGACTTCCGCATCCTGCGCGACAACTTCGCTGGCGGCAGCCGCGTCACCACCGGCCGGCAAGTTCCCTTCTGCCTCTTCCTCGATCCCGAACTCGCCCGCGTTGGCCTCAGCGAACGCGAGGCCCGCGAGCAAGGCATCGCCTACCGCCTCGCCAAGCTCCCAATGGTCGCGGTGCTGCGCACGCGCACGCTCTCCGAAACGCGCGGCTTCATGAAGGCGCTCATCGAGCCGCAAGGGCAGGGCGACAAGATTCTCGGCTTCACCGCCTTCGGTCCCGACGCCGGCGAACTTCTCCCCGCCGTGCAAGTCGCCATGTCAGCCGGCTTACCCTACACCGCGCTCCGCGAGGCGATCTTCACGCACCCCACAATGGGCGAAGGCTTCGGCCCGCTCTTCTCCTCAATCAAGTAG
- a CDS encoding exonuclease has translation MAEEIYVSTDIEADGPIPGPHSMLSFASAAFRADKTLLGSFEANLTLLPGAEGNPQTMAWWATQPEAWAACRTNLRDPTEAMSAYVAWLKLLPGKPVFVAYPAAYDFMFVYWYLIRFAGESPFSHSALDIKSYAMAALGTEYRQSTKRNMPKRWFDNLPHTHVALDDAIGQGALFCNMLAEQSSRQR, from the coding sequence ATGGCTGAGGAAATTTACGTCAGCACGGACATCGAAGCCGACGGGCCGATCCCGGGGCCGCACTCGATGTTGAGTTTCGCTTCGGCGGCGTTTCGCGCAGACAAGACGCTGCTCGGTTCGTTCGAAGCAAATCTGACATTGCTGCCTGGCGCCGAGGGAAATCCGCAAACGATGGCGTGGTGGGCGACTCAGCCGGAGGCTTGGGCGGCTTGTCGAACCAACCTCCGCGATCCGACGGAGGCGATGTCGGCGTACGTGGCGTGGCTTAAATTGCTGCCGGGGAAACCGGTCTTCGTCGCGTATCCCGCGGCGTACGATTTTATGTTCGTCTACTGGTACTTGATCCGATTTGCCGGCGAGAGCCCCTTTTCACATTCTGCGCTCGACATCAAGAGCTACGCGATGGCGGCGTTGGGGACTGAGTATCGCCAGTCGACGAAGCGAAATATGCCGAAGCGATGGTTCGACAATCTGCCGCACACGCATGTGGCGCTCGACGATGCGATTGGGCAGGGAGCGTTGTTTTGCAACATGCTGGCGGAGCAATCGTCGCGGCAGAGGTAG
- a CDS encoding Gfo/Idh/MocA family protein, which yields MAFEFGSVSRRTFLASSAIALGSTAIRAQAFAAEPKKTVGFALVGIGKLSMEQLLPAFAKCEYARPVALVSGHPEKAKEQAAKYGIDPKNIYNYENYDTIKDNPAIDVVYIVLPNGMHAEYTIRGAQAGKHVLCEKPMANTPAECAAMIDACEKAARKLMIAYRLQYEPVTQKAIELARSPEAVGVIKQVTAEGGFNIGDPTQWRLNRKLAGGGSMMDIGIYALQAARYLSGEEPVEVTAISYSTPNDPRFKEVEETVAFDLKFKSGAIGSCVSSYGYGCNRFRVYGTKGQIQSEPYLSYQGNRLWQGNDREGNGLEITPGNHFALEMDHMAQCVLDDKTPKTPGAEGLQDVKIITAIYEAARRGAAVKIV from the coding sequence ATGGCATTTGAATTTGGATCGGTATCGCGGCGGACGTTTCTGGCCAGTTCGGCCATCGCGCTTGGGAGCACCGCCATTCGAGCTCAGGCGTTCGCGGCGGAGCCGAAGAAGACAGTCGGCTTCGCACTGGTGGGCATTGGGAAGCTGTCGATGGAGCAGCTGCTCCCCGCGTTTGCCAAGTGCGAATACGCGCGGCCGGTCGCCCTGGTGAGCGGTCACCCCGAGAAGGCGAAGGAGCAGGCGGCGAAGTACGGCATTGATCCGAAGAACATTTACAACTACGAGAATTACGACACGATCAAGGACAATCCGGCGATCGACGTCGTGTACATCGTGCTGCCCAACGGCATGCATGCCGAGTACACGATCCGCGGCGCCCAGGCTGGCAAGCATGTGCTGTGCGAGAAGCCGATGGCGAACACGCCGGCCGAATGCGCGGCGATGATTGACGCCTGCGAGAAGGCGGCCCGGAAGCTGATGATTGCCTACCGGCTGCAGTACGAGCCGGTGACGCAAAAGGCGATTGAACTAGCCCGCTCGCCGGAAGCGGTGGGCGTCATCAAGCAGGTGACGGCCGAGGGCGGTTTCAATATTGGCGATCCGACGCAGTGGCGGCTCAACCGCAAGCTGGCGGGCGGCGGGTCGATGATGGACATCGGCATCTACGCGCTGCAGGCGGCGCGGTACCTCTCGGGCGAGGAGCCAGTAGAAGTGACGGCGATTAGCTACTCGACGCCGAACGATCCGCGATTCAAGGAAGTCGAAGAGACCGTGGCGTTTGATCTCAAATTCAAGTCGGGCGCCATCGGCTCGTGCGTCTCGTCGTATGGTTATGGGTGTAATCGCTTCCGCGTCTACGGGACGAAGGGGCAGATTCAGTCGGAGCCGTACCTGTCGTACCAAGGGAATCGGCTGTGGCAGGGGAACGACCGCGAAGGGAATGGGCTGGAGATCACGCCGGGAAACCACTTCGCGCTGGAGATGGATCACATGGCCCAATGCGTGCTGGACGATAAAACGCCGAAGACGCCGGGCGCCGAGGGGCTGCAGGATGTGAAGATTATCACCGCGATTTACGAGGCGGCGAGGCGTGGTGCGGCGGTGAAGATTGTGTAA
- a CDS encoding ATPase domain-containing protein: MTTPDLDPPPLTTGIAGLNDILRGGFPADCVYMVAGTPGTGKTTLALQFLLEGVKEGESCLYITLSETRREIEKVARSHGWDLSGLNICELIPTEGNLSADAQLTVFNPSEFELGETTEAMIAEVKRCSPKRVVLDSLSELRLVAQNSLRYRRQILALKQYFAGRDCTVLMLDDCTGSVADDQLESIAHGVVNLEHLANQYGAERRRLRVVKLRGVAFRGGYHDFTIRKGGLDVFPRLVAAEHHNEFADRDLPSEITALDSLLCGGLPAGTSTLMLGPAGTGKSTIATKFAMAAVERNERAVMFVFDENIGTFRSRSRKLGIGIEPYMTNGMLSVQQVDPAELSSGEFCTIVRRAVEGHGGSIPAKVVIIDSLNGYLNAMPEEKFLTAQLHELLAFLGQNGVVTIMTVTQAGMVGAMQSPVDTTYLADNVILFRFFEARGEVRRAISVVKKRSGKHELTIRELEINDRGIQIGEPLIDFQGVLTGVPTFVGKPSDLIKQDRHGV; the protein is encoded by the coding sequence ATGACGACACCAGATCTCGACCCGCCCCCGCTCACCACCGGCATCGCCGGCTTGAACGACATCCTACGCGGCGGCTTTCCCGCCGATTGCGTTTACATGGTCGCCGGTACTCCTGGCACCGGCAAAACGACGCTCGCGCTTCAGTTTCTGCTCGAAGGTGTGAAGGAGGGCGAATCGTGCCTCTATATCACCCTCTCCGAAACGCGCCGCGAGATTGAAAAAGTCGCCCGTAGCCACGGATGGGATCTCAGCGGTCTCAATATCTGCGAGTTGATCCCCACCGAGGGCAATCTCTCCGCCGACGCGCAGCTCACCGTCTTCAACCCCTCTGAATTCGAGCTTGGCGAAACGACCGAGGCGATGATCGCTGAAGTCAAGCGCTGCTCCCCCAAGCGGGTCGTCCTCGACTCGCTTTCGGAGCTCCGTCTCGTCGCGCAAAATTCACTCCGCTATCGGCGGCAGATCCTCGCGCTCAAACAATACTTCGCCGGCCGCGACTGCACGGTGCTTATGCTCGACGACTGCACCGGCTCCGTCGCCGACGATCAGCTCGAGAGCATCGCGCACGGCGTCGTTAACCTTGAGCATCTGGCCAATCAGTATGGCGCTGAACGGCGCCGGCTGCGGGTCGTCAAGCTGCGCGGCGTCGCGTTCCGCGGCGGGTACCACGACTTCACGATTCGCAAGGGCGGCCTAGACGTCTTTCCGCGACTCGTCGCGGCGGAGCATCACAACGAATTCGCCGACCGCGACCTGCCGAGCGAAATTACCGCTCTCGATTCGCTCCTCTGCGGCGGCCTCCCCGCCGGCACCAGTACGCTGATGCTCGGCCCCGCCGGCACCGGCAAATCGACTATCGCCACCAAGTTCGCTATGGCGGCCGTGGAACGCAACGAGCGCGCGGTGATGTTCGTCTTCGACGAAAACATCGGCACCTTCCGTTCGCGCTCGCGCAAGCTTGGCATCGGCATCGAACCATACATGACGAACGGCATGCTCAGCGTGCAACAAGTCGACCCGGCGGAACTGTCGTCAGGCGAATTTTGCACGATCGTCCGCCGCGCCGTGGAAGGCCATGGCGGCAGCATCCCGGCGAAGGTCGTCATCATCGACAGCCTCAACGGCTACCTCAACGCGATGCCCGAGGAAAAGTTCCTCACGGCTCAGTTGCACGAGTTGCTCGCCTTCCTTGGCCAGAACGGCGTCGTCACAATTATGACCGTCACGCAAGCCGGCATGGTCGGGGCAATGCAGTCCCCCGTCGACACGACTTATCTGGCCGACAACGTCATTCTGTTTCGCTTCTTCGAGGCCCGCGGCGAAGTGCGACGCGCAATCTCGGTGGTTAAAAAACGAAGCGGCAAACACGAACTCACCATTCGAGAACTCGAAATCAACGACCGCGGCATTCAAATCGGTGAACCGCTCATCGACTTCCAAGGCGTCCTCACTGGCGTGCCGACATTCGTTGGCAAGCCTTCTGATCTGATCAAGCAGGACCGCCATGGAGTCTAG
- a CDS encoding hybrid sensor histidine kinase/response regulator gives MESSQPACESRLLLLPPTRRDADAIGKLLTNANIEYATCTSVAELCHELSAGAAAIVVSEESLISDDRVLADCLASQPVWSDLPIIVLSRTGAELASLGRIVKSLGNVSVLERPVRVSTFLSVVNSALRARDRQYQVRDHLISLDRIAAELRESRVQHEMIVRGANIGIWSCPLPLARLFWDDAVKAHFHLAPDAEVTIELFFERLHPDDRERTENAIAASIDGQTAYDIDFRTVSPDRRRTKWIRAMGRGFYAEDGTPTRFDGITIDVTDRKLVELDRERLLDSERAARSELERANQMKDEFLATLSHELRNPLNAILGWAQILRSGQLPPAETAEGIEIIERNARSQAQIIEDLLDMSRIISGKIRLDVQRVDLAAVVRAAIETIKPAADAKGIRLRAALDPLAGPISGDPNRLQQVFWNLLSNAVKFTPREGNVQILLERVNSHLEVSVIDSGEGIEPQFLPHVFDRFRQADATTTRMHGGLGLGLAIVRQLVELHGGSVRAKSAGHGAGATFIVHLPLTAIVSHRETPVERRHPAASSLPTPIEACAEMAGVTVVVVDDEPDARALLRRLLEDCDALVFDAASAADALVLVQEKRPHVLVSDIGMPAEDGYSLIRRLRELPAEQGGATPAVALTAYARADDRVNVVLAGFQHHLSKPVEPAELIAIVASLARRI, from the coding sequence ATGGAGTCTAGCCAACCTGCTTGCGAATCTCGGTTGCTTCTCCTCCCGCCAACGCGGCGCGACGCCGACGCGATTGGCAAACTGTTAACAAACGCCAACATCGAGTACGCAACGTGCACCTCGGTCGCTGAACTCTGTCACGAACTCTCGGCAGGCGCCGCCGCGATCGTCGTCTCCGAAGAATCGCTCATTAGCGACGACCGCGTCCTCGCCGACTGTTTAGCATCGCAGCCGGTGTGGAGCGACCTCCCGATCATCGTCCTCTCGCGCACCGGCGCCGAGTTGGCCTCGTTGGGCCGCATCGTCAAGTCCCTTGGCAACGTCAGCGTGCTCGAACGTCCCGTGCGCGTTTCAACGTTCCTCAGCGTCGTCAACTCGGCTCTTCGCGCCCGCGACCGTCAGTACCAGGTCCGCGACCACCTGATCAGCCTCGATCGCATTGCCGCCGAGCTCCGCGAAAGTCGCGTTCAGCACGAAATGATCGTCCGCGGCGCCAACATCGGCATTTGGAGTTGCCCCCTTCCGCTCGCGCGGCTCTTCTGGGACGACGCGGTGAAGGCCCACTTTCATCTCGCGCCCGACGCCGAAGTAACGATCGAGTTGTTTTTCGAACGGCTCCACCCCGACGATCGCGAACGCACGGAGAATGCGATCGCCGCCAGCATCGACGGGCAAACGGCGTACGACATCGACTTCCGCACCGTCTCGCCCGACCGCCGACGGACCAAGTGGATCCGCGCGATGGGCCGCGGCTTTTACGCCGAAGACGGCACGCCGACGCGGTTCGACGGCATCACGATTGACGTCACCGATCGCAAGCTCGTTGAACTCGATCGCGAACGACTGCTCGATTCCGAACGCGCCGCCCGCAGCGAGCTCGAACGCGCGAACCAGATGAAGGACGAGTTCCTCGCCACCCTCTCGCACGAACTCCGCAACCCGCTCAACGCGATCCTCGGCTGGGCGCAAATCCTTCGCAGCGGACAGCTCCCGCCCGCCGAAACCGCCGAGGGAATCGAAATCATCGAGCGCAACGCCCGCTCCCAAGCGCAGATCATCGAAGATCTGCTCGACATGAGCCGCATCATCTCGGGCAAGATTCGGCTCGACGTCCAGCGGGTCGATCTCGCCGCCGTCGTTCGCGCGGCAATTGAAACAATCAAACCCGCCGCAGACGCGAAGGGGATCCGCCTCCGCGCCGCCCTCGATCCGCTCGCCGGCCCCATCTCCGGCGATCCGAACCGCTTGCAGCAAGTCTTTTGGAACTTGCTCAGCAACGCCGTGAAATTCACGCCGCGCGAAGGCAACGTCCAGATTTTACTCGAGCGCGTCAATTCACACCTGGAAGTGAGCGTCATCGACAGCGGCGAAGGCATCGAGCCGCAGTTCCTGCCGCATGTCTTTGATCGCTTCCGCCAAGCCGACGCGACGACGACCCGCATGCACGGCGGCCTCGGCCTGGGACTCGCCATCGTCCGGCAACTCGTTGAACTTCACGGCGGCTCCGTCCGCGCGAAAAGCGCCGGCCACGGCGCTGGCGCGACGTTCATCGTCCACTTACCGCTCACCGCCATCGTTTCGCACCGCGAGACTCCGGTCGAGCGTCGCCATCCCGCAGCGAGCTCGTTGCCGACGCCGATCGAGGCGTGCGCCGAAATGGCCGGGGTCACCGTCGTGGTCGTCGACGACGAACCCGACGCCCGCGCGCTGTTGCGCCGTCTACTCGAAGATTGCGATGCGCTCGTCTTCGACGCCGCCAGCGCCGCCGATGCGCTGGTGCTCGTGCAAGAAAAGCGGCCGCACGTGCTAGTGAGCGACATCGGCATGCCGGCCGAAGATGGTTACTCGCTCATTCGCCGCTTGCGCGAACTCCCGGCAGAGCAGGGGGGCGCCACGCCCGCCGTCGCCCTCACCGCCTACGCCCGCGCCGACGACCGCGTGAACGTGGTGCTCGCGGGCTTCCAGCATCACCTCTCAAAGCCCGTCGAACCGGCGGAACTCATTGCGATCGTCGCCAGCTTAGCGCGGAGAATCTAA
- a CDS encoding 5' nucleotidase, NT5C type: protein MMGRLVKAGERVRIAVDMDEVIADSHGRHVELYRRDFGVHLAEEQLLGRRFSEAVHEDHRLAVKQYAHELDFFSSLSVIPDSQDVLARLYERHDVFIASAAMEFPTSFVPKFEWLREYFPFFSWENVVFCGDKSIIAADYLIDDIPRNLERFGGEGILFSAPHNRKETRFRRVQGWAEIAELFLD from the coding sequence ATGATGGGACGCTTGGTGAAAGCGGGTGAGCGAGTTCGCATTGCCGTTGATATGGACGAGGTGATCGCCGACTCGCATGGTCGACACGTGGAGCTTTATCGCCGCGACTTTGGCGTCCACTTGGCGGAGGAGCAACTGCTGGGGAGGCGATTTTCGGAAGCAGTGCACGAGGATCATCGATTGGCGGTCAAGCAGTACGCCCACGAGCTCGACTTCTTCAGCAGCCTGTCGGTGATTCCCGACTCGCAGGACGTGCTCGCTCGACTGTACGAGCGGCACGACGTCTTCATCGCGAGCGCGGCGATGGAATTTCCGACGTCGTTCGTGCCGAAGTTCGAATGGCTGCGAGAGTATTTTCCGTTCTTCTCGTGGGAGAACGTTGTCTTCTGCGGCGATAAGAGCATCATCGCGGCCGACTATTTGATCGACGATATCCCGAGAAACTTGGAGCGGTTCGGCGGCGAGGGGATTTTGTTTTCGGCGCCGCACAATCGGAAAGAGACGCGGTTCCGTCGCGTGCAGGGTTGGGCGGAGATTGCGGAGTTGTTTTTGGATTGA
- a CDS encoding MFS transporter, with the protein MSTDHVAAKPASRFQFGAVSAVFSAFLIDGAGFGAWAALLPVFKSQLSISDGQLSVALFSMVIGSVAAMPIAGRFIAHLGSRRVIIAAAVAYSILLPLVAFAASPASTLAIFAIGALITGAAKGSLDVSVNAQAIAIENHEGRPIVARCHGGWSMGALTGSLFVAGGLKLSLGAPLIMTLLGLLLLGLAAFSGRRLTEHDRPDEHAHHRHSLWPRGRLAPLAALAFIALFCEGSMADWSAVFLADVVGAEPASAALGFATYATAMTASRFCGDQLSHRLGPVVLMRFSGAVAALGLALSLASQTYWLGLLGFAMAGFGLANIIPALFRAAARHGHAGPAIASVSTVGYVGLLIGPPIIGALSRTLGLPLSLGLLVLFSGVLGASANLAKPRGTH; encoded by the coding sequence ATGTCCACGGACCACGTGGCCGCCAAACCCGCTTCACGGTTCCAATTCGGCGCCGTGTCGGCCGTCTTCAGCGCCTTTCTGATCGATGGCGCCGGCTTCGGCGCCTGGGCCGCGCTGCTTCCCGTCTTCAAGTCGCAACTCAGCATCAGCGACGGCCAGCTCAGCGTCGCGCTGTTCTCGATGGTCATCGGCAGCGTCGCCGCGATGCCGATTGCCGGCCGCTTCATTGCTCACCTCGGCAGCCGCCGCGTCATCATCGCCGCCGCCGTCGCGTACTCGATTCTGCTGCCGCTCGTCGCGTTCGCCGCTTCGCCCGCCAGCACGCTCGCGATCTTCGCGATCGGCGCCCTCATCACCGGGGCCGCGAAAGGTTCGCTCGACGTTTCGGTGAACGCTCAAGCGATCGCCATTGAAAACCACGAAGGCCGCCCCATCGTCGCCCGCTGCCACGGCGGGTGGAGCATGGGCGCTCTCACCGGATCGCTCTTCGTCGCCGGCGGCTTGAAGCTCTCGCTCGGCGCACCGCTGATCATGACGCTGCTCGGCCTGCTCCTCCTCGGCCTCGCCGCATTCTCCGGCCGTCGCCTCACGGAGCACGACCGTCCCGACGAGCACGCGCATCACCGCCACTCGCTCTGGCCCCGCGGTCGACTCGCGCCGCTTGCCGCGCTCGCATTCATCGCCCTCTTCTGCGAAGGATCGATGGCCGACTGGAGCGCCGTCTTCCTCGCCGACGTCGTCGGCGCCGAGCCCGCCTCCGCCGCACTCGGCTTCGCCACCTACGCCACCGCGATGACGGCCAGCCGCTTCTGCGGCGATCAACTGAGTCACCGGCTCGGTCCCGTCGTGCTGATGCGGTTCAGCGGCGCCGTCGCAGCGCTCGGCCTCGCGCTGTCGCTCGCATCGCAAACCTACTGGCTTGGCCTGCTCGGCTTCGCAATGGCGGGCTTCGGGTTGGCGAACATCATTCCCGCACTCTTCCGCGCCGCTGCCCGCCATGGCCACGCCGGCCCCGCGATCGCGTCGGTCTCCACCGTCGGCTACGTCGGCCTGCTGATCGGCCCGCCCATCATCGGCGCCCTCAGCCGCACGCTTGGCCTGCCGCTCTCACTGGGCCTGCTCGTCCTCTTCAGCGGCGTGTTAGGCGCGAGCGCAAACCTCGCCAAACCACGCGGCACGCACTAG
- a CDS encoding DUF5662 family protein, with protein sequence MQNVSHEPTPNMVAFYERRTREHIERVGRCLTLLAAATAYGDELCERARNHDASKFGPEERVPYIWLTEYHRRRRTEDPLQYPPGVAEQVERAVQHHLSVNRHHPEFHADPNEMTEVDLIEMVCDWTAMAQEFGQDGGSARGWADKTVGTRVMLNAEKRRFVYEVIELLDRQLAATR encoded by the coding sequence ATGCAAAATGTCAGCCACGAGCCGACGCCGAATATGGTTGCGTTTTACGAGCGTCGCACGCGCGAGCATATCGAACGCGTTGGTCGATGCCTGACGCTGCTTGCTGCGGCGACTGCCTACGGCGATGAACTGTGCGAACGTGCGCGAAACCATGACGCGTCAAAGTTTGGGCCGGAGGAACGCGTCCCGTACATTTGGCTAACTGAATATCATCGACGACGTCGTACGGAGGATCCGCTGCAGTATCCGCCGGGCGTCGCCGAGCAAGTTGAGCGGGCGGTTCAGCATCACCTGAGCGTGAACCGCCATCATCCGGAGTTCCACGCCGATCCGAATGAGATGACGGAGGTCGATCTCATCGAAATGGTTTGCGATTGGACAGCGATGGCGCAAGAGTTTGGACAGGATGGCGGCAGTGCGCGGGGCTGGGCTGACAAGACGGTCGGCACGCGCGTGATGTTAAACGCAGAGAAGCGGCGGTTTGTTTACGAGGTGATTGAGTTGCTGGATCGGCAACTGGCGGCGACTCGTTGA